Proteins found in one Miscanthus floridulus cultivar M001 chromosome 4, ASM1932011v1, whole genome shotgun sequence genomic segment:
- the LOC136548909 gene encoding uncharacterized protein, whose product MAGNFCVEHINFYVTDFNTAYHAILGRPALAKFMVIPHYAYLVLKMPEPAGVLALWANLSIAYTCETESLTLTKATDVSIQMASVVTDAKTVPTDDLEITALEPPHASAKSKETKEVGLDLDDPTKTIKIGVHLDPK is encoded by the coding sequence ATGGCTGGCAACTTttgcgtcgagcacatcaacttctatgtcactgacttcaacaccgcctaccacgccatacttggtcggcctgctctggccaagttcatggtcataccacactatgcctatctggtacTAAAGATGCCTGAGCCTGCTGGAGTTTTGGCTCTATGGGCCAACCTGTCCATCGCCTACACCTGCGAaacagagagtctcaccctcaccaaagccaccgacgtctccatccagatggctagcgtggtcaccgatgccaagacggtgcccaccgatgacctagagatcacAGCGCTAGAGCCTCCAcatgcctctgccaagtccaaggaaacaaaggaggttggcctcgacctcgatgaccccaccaagactATCAAGATTGGGGTtcatcttgaccccaaatag